Proteins from a genomic interval of Clostridium sp. 'deep sea':
- a CDS encoding (2Fe-2S) ferredoxin domain-containing protein: MKSIADLKKIRDKARHNISLRESGERTQVRVYMGTCGIAAGARKVMTAILDELGKNDISDVEVLQKGCIGLCEHEPLVEVEIKGEGSVMYGHIDEEKARRIVNKHVINNVVLDEWVVNCGCSIGK, from the coding sequence ATGAAATCTATCGCTGATCTAAAAAAAATTCGTGACAAAGCTCGTCACAATATTTCTTTAAGAGAATCTGGCGAACGCACCCAAGTTCGTGTTTATATGGGTACCTGTGGTATAGCTGCTGGAGCACGTAAAGTTATGACTGCAATACTCGATGAATTAGGAAAAAATGATATTAGTGATGTAGAAGTATTACAAAAAGGTTGTATTGGCCTTTGTGAGCATGAGCCATTAGTTGAGGTAGAAATTAAAGGTGAAGGCTCAGTAATGTATGGACATATTGATGAAGAAAAAGCCCGTCGTATTGTTAACAAGCATGTTATTAACAATGTTGTACTTGACGAATGGGTCGTTAACTGCGGTTGCAGTATTGGTAAGTGA
- the nuoF gene encoding NADH-quinone oxidoreductase subunit NuoF: MQLYRAHVLVCGGTGCVTSGCQDVKAELEKQIDNYDLANEINVIVTGCVGTCDIGPIIMVYPEAIFYQKVQVEDVAEIVEEHLLKGRPVNRLMYQDKTSEIANFIEKYYDIEFFNRQTRVVLRNTGIIDPTIIDEYIARDGYQAAAKALTEMKAIDVVEEVKKSGLRGRGGGGFPTGLKLELGHKSPGDEKYMICNADEGDPGAFMDRSLLEGDPHAVIEGMILAGYAIGASQGYVYVRAEYPLAVERLTHAIKQAKEYGLLGKDIFGSGFDFELDLRVGAGAFVCGEETALMHSIEGLRGEPTPKPPFPTDAGVFGKPTAINNVESIANLPQIVLKGSDWFNKFGVEKNKGTKVFAVAGNIVNTGLVEVELGTTLRTVIFDICGGVPNGKKFKAVQIGGPAGGCIPAEYLDTPITYDSLISLGAMMGSGGLIVMDEDTCMVDLARFFLDFTQEESCGKCTPCRIGTKRMLEILERITEGHGQPGDIEKLEELALAIKDSAFCGLGKAAPNPVLSTLRFFRDEYENHIYNKKCTAGICKGLLNVEIDQDKCRSCGICARICPVNAITGERGVPYSVDNEKCTRCGLCIESCPFDAISKH, from the coding sequence ATGCAATTATACCGAGCTCATGTACTCGTTTGTGGGGGTACAGGTTGTGTAACTTCTGGCTGTCAAGATGTTAAAGCAGAACTTGAAAAGCAGATTGATAACTACGACCTAGCTAATGAAATAAATGTAATAGTTACTGGATGTGTTGGTACCTGTGATATAGGTCCTATTATTATGGTTTACCCTGAGGCAATCTTCTATCAAAAAGTTCAAGTTGAAGATGTTGCTGAAATTGTTGAAGAACATCTATTAAAAGGTCGTCCTGTTAATCGTTTAATGTATCAGGATAAAACCTCTGAAATAGCTAATTTTATTGAAAAATATTATGATATAGAATTTTTTAACCGTCAAACACGTGTTGTATTAAGAAACACTGGTATTATTGATCCAACAATAATTGATGAGTATATTGCTCGTGACGGTTACCAAGCAGCAGCTAAGGCTTTAACAGAAATGAAGGCTATAGATGTTGTTGAAGAAGTAAAAAAATCAGGTTTACGTGGACGTGGTGGTGGAGGATTCCCTACTGGTCTAAAACTTGAGTTAGGACATAAATCTCCTGGCGACGAAAAGTACATGATTTGTAATGCTGATGAAGGAGATCCAGGTGCATTTATGGATCGTAGCCTTTTAGAGGGTGATCCTCATGCCGTTATTGAAGGTATGATTTTAGCTGGTTATGCTATTGGAGCAAGCCAGGGTTATGTATATGTTCGTGCTGAGTATCCCTTAGCTGTTGAGCGTTTAACTCACGCTATTAAACAAGCTAAAGAGTATGGTTTATTAGGAAAAGATATCTTTGGATCTGGTTTTGATTTTGAATTAGACTTACGCGTAGGTGCTGGTGCATTTGTATGTGGTGAAGAAACTGCTTTAATGCATTCAATAGAAGGTTTACGTGGCGAGCCTACTCCAAAACCACCATTCCCAACAGATGCTGGTGTATTTGGTAAACCAACTGCTATTAACAATGTAGAATCAATAGCTAACCTACCTCAAATTGTATTAAAGGGTTCTGATTGGTTTAATAAATTTGGAGTAGAAAAGAATAAAGGAACTAAAGTATTTGCAGTAGCTGGTAACATTGTAAATACAGGTTTAGTAGAAGTAGAATTAGGAACAACTTTACGTACAGTTATCTTTGATATTTGTGGTGGTGTTCCTAATGGTAAGAAATTTAAAGCTGTTCAAATTGGTGGACCTGCTGGTGGATGTATTCCAGCCGAATATCTTGATACACCAATTACCTATGACAGTTTAATTAGTTTAGGAGCCATGATGGGTTCTGGTGGGCTAATTGTAATGGATGAAGATACTTGTATGGTAGACCTAGCCCGTTTCTTCCTTGACTTTACTCAAGAAGAGAGCTGTGGTAAGTGTACACCTTGTCGTATAGGTACAAAACGTATGCTTGAAATCCTTGAGAGAATAACAGAAGGTCATGGCCAACCTGGTGATATCGAAAAGTTAGAAGAGTTAGCACTTGCTATTAAAGATTCAGCTTTTTGTGGCTTAGGTAAGGCTGCACCAAACCCAGTGTTAAGTACATTAAGATTCTTCCGTGATGAATATGAAAACCATATTTATAATAAAAAGTGTACAGCTGGTATTTGTAAAGGATTATTAAACGTAGAAATCGATCAAGACAAATGCCGTAGTTGTGGTATCTGTGCTCGTATTTGCCCAGTTAATGCTATTACTGGCGAAAGAGGCGTGCCATACTCTGTTGATAACGAAAAATGTACACGTTGCGGTTTATGTATTGAAAGCTGCCCATTTGATGCAATTAGCAAGCATTAA
- a CDS encoding ATP-binding protein: MMRELSLHILDIAENSLRANSSLIEILVEEDLINNKLIVKVTDNGCGMSEEYARKVLDPFTTERTTRSVGLGLPMFAATAKRCAGHLVLKSEPNLGTEIIVDMERDNIDRPPLGDMADTIVTLLCYGSGFDIKYTRVIGSNTFVFNSKDIKTELDGVSITTPSVLNWIRDYILENEEQLKQKGAF; the protein is encoded by the coding sequence ATGATGCGTGAACTCTCTTTACACATTTTAGATATCGCCGAAAACTCATTAAGAGCTAATTCAAGTTTAATTGAAATACTAGTAGAGGAAGATTTAATTAATAATAAATTAATTGTAAAAGTTACTGATAATGGCTGTGGTATGAGTGAAGAATACGCCAGAAAAGTACTTGATCCTTTTACAACAGAGAGAACTACTAGATCAGTTGGACTTGGTTTGCCCATGTTTGCAGCAACAGCCAAGCGCTGTGCGGGTCATTTAGTGCTAAAATCGGAACCCAATTTGGGAACTGAAATCATAGTTGACATGGAGAGAGATAACATTGATCGACCTCCATTAGGGGATATGGCTGACACCATAGTCACGTTATTATGTTATGGTAGTGGATTTGATATTAAATATACTCGTGTTATTGGTAGCAACACTTTTGTATTTAACTCAAAAGACATTAAAACTGAATTAGATGGTGTGTCTATAACGACACCTTCAGTTTTAAATTGGATACGTGACTACATCCTTGAAAACGAAGAACAACTAAAACAGAAAGGAGCTTTTTAA